Below is a genomic region from Vicinamibacterales bacterium.
TAGCCCAGCAAATCCAAACGGAGCGCCATCGTTGAGGCGAACCAGGTAGGGTTGCTTACCCCCTGAAGACCTCTGCCACTCATAAAACCCGTCCGCCGCCACAACGCAGCGACGGTGAACGACGCTATCGCGGAACGCGGGTTTCTCAGCTACCGTTTCGACCCTGGCATTAATCATGCGGCGGCCGCTCGTGGGGTTTCTCACCCATGATGGGACCAACCCCCACCGCATTTCTGTCAGGCGCCTTGAACCGTCCTCACCGACAGTGACCACCGTTGACCTCTGCCCGGGCGTGACGTTGTAGCGCGCCTCAATCTCAGGGTGCTCGTTCTCGCCGACCAACTCAAGCAAGATAGCCTCAGGATTGGTCACTGTGAAACGGCCGCACATACCGAGAGAATACCAAGCGCCTCTGCGGTGGTCTAACGGAAACCGGTTTTAGGAAATAGAGTGGGCAGAAGGTGGCGTCGCGAGACCCGTGCAGACTACAAAACCCCTGCCAGGCGCATCACGGTTTCAGACTTATGACGAATCTCAGTCGCTACCTGGAAAGGGTCCCCCTCCACGAACTCTGACCGAAAGAGTTCAACTGATAGCGCCCC
It encodes:
- a CDS encoding SOS response-associated peptidase, whose translation is MCGRFTVTNPEAILLELVGENEHPEIEARYNVTPGQRSTVVTVGEDGSRRLTEMRWGLVPSWVRNPTSGRRMINARVETVAEKPAFRDSVVHRRCVVAADGFYEWQRSSGGKQPYLVRLNDGAPFGFAGLWDGWRSPEGHVLETFTILTTAANALVEPIHKRMPVMLNRQQREAWLVPWTGSESIHQFCEPFPASAMEVIPVSDYVNNPAHDSVECLQSIPLSARQTLF